The Primulina tabacum isolate GXHZ01 chromosome 16, ASM2559414v2, whole genome shotgun sequence genome window below encodes:
- the LOC142528459 gene encoding uncharacterized protein LOC142528459 codes for MVAGIFVMYFSVAWILAMVVLIVEEGFFGKEALEKGEELAKGHRVHGFLLNIFFSLVVLIPFLGCWWIFGDKVVLDFPFFELVMVNIFSLVKMLATVEYTVLYFVSKKYHGEEIIQEDFRDLQYTKLPSDERAQLSISR; via the coding sequence ATGGTAGCCGGGATTTTCGTCATGTATTTTAGCGTTGCTTGGATTTTGGCCATGGTTGTATTGATCGTGGAAGAAGGTTTTTTTGGAAAAGAAGCATTGGAAAAAGGTGAAGAACTTGCTAAAGGACACAGAGTGCATGGTTTCTTGCTGAATATTTTCTTTAGTCTAGTGGTTTTGATTCCTTTTCTCGGTTGCTGGTGGATTTTTGGAGATAAGGTGGTGTTGGATTTTCCATTTTTCGAGTTGGTTATGGTGAATATCTTTTCTTTGGTGAAGATGTTAGCTACGGTGGAATACACAGTTCTATACTTTGTATCCAAGAAATACCACGGAGAAGAGATTATCCAAGAAGATTTTAGAGATTTGCAATATACAAAACTACCGTCTGATGAACGCGCCCAACTTTCGATTTCGAGATAA
- the LOC142528838 gene encoding putative alpha,alpha-trehalose-phosphate synthase [UDP-forming] 11, protein MLSRSYFNLLNLDDYSSDRTRIPRVISVPGIISDFEDGENGMGDGSEMSDLVSSVNQERRIIVYNQLPLKCFKDPVEGKKWCFDWDEDALVLQLKDGFPPNVEVVFVGCLGVEIDSSEQEEVAQFLFDKFKCVPTFLSVDLINKYYHGFCKHYLWPLFHYMLPLTPNHGVRFDKAMWQGYVTANKIFADKVMEVINPDEDCVWVHDYHLMLLPTFLRKRHHRVKLGFFLHIPFPSSEIFRTLPVREEILRALLNCDLIGFHTFDYARHFLSCCSRMLGLDYQSKRGYIGLDYYGRTVSIKILPVGIHMGQIKSIMSLQETAKRVKELKIKYGGKIVLLGVDDMDMFKGISLKFMALGLLLDENPIYRGSVILIQIMNPPRSQGKDIQELQSEIDKVAGEINKKYGKPGYQPIVCLNGPISFQEKVAYFAISECVVVNAVRDGMNLVPYKYTVSRQGGPELDKVLGLEDSDAPRKSVIIVSEFIGCSPSLSGAIRVNPWDINSVADAMVLGITMTDSEKELRHEKHYKYVESHDVAYWARSFNQDLERACSDHYTKRCWGIGFGLNSRVVALGPNFRKLSVEHIVSAYNNTNSRIILLDYDGTMMPPDRVDKSPTSEVISVLNSLCNDPKNVVFIVSGRGTDSLGKWFSQCERLGLSAEHGYFTRWMKNSAWESCGLAVELDWKRIALPVMEHYTEATDGSSVEQKESALVWHYQEADPDFGSWQAKELLDHLESVLANDPVVVSSGQQIVEVKPQGVSKGVVVKNLMETMANKRKPADFVLCIGDDRSDEDMFEAIASSVTDHSLLDSAEVFACTVGQKPSMAKYYLDDTFEVIKLLQGLSANHLPKYQENGVSFEGSP, encoded by the exons ATGTTGTCAAGATCTTACTTCAATCTTTTGAACCTGGATGACTATTCCAGTGATCGGACTCGTATCCCGAGAGTTATATCGGTACCCGGGATCATCTCAGATTTTGAAGATGGAGAAAATGGTATGGGTGATGGCTCAGAAATGTCTGACCTTGTTTCATCTGTGAATCAAGAAAGGAGGATAATTGTCTACAATCAGCTGCCATTGAAGTGTTTCAAGGATCCAGTTGAAGGCAAAAAATGGTGCTTTGATTGGGATGAAGATGCCCTAGTTTTGCAATTAAAAGATGGGTTTCCCCCTAATGTGGAGGTTGTGTTTGTTGGGTGTTTGGGAGTGGAGATTGATTCATCAGAACAAGAAGAGGTTGCACAATTCTTGTTTGACAAGTTCAAATGCGTGCCTACTTTTTTGTCAGTTGATCTGATTAATAAGTATTATCATGGTTTTTGCAAGCATTATTTGTGGCCTTTGTTTCACTATATGTTGCCTTTGACACCTAATCATGGGGTCAGATTTGACAAGGCTATGTGGCAGGGATATGTAACAGCAAACAAGATTTTTGCTGATAAAGTAATGGAGGTTATCAATCCAGATGAGGATTGTGTTTGGGTGCATGATTATCATCTCATGCTTCTGCCTACTTTCTTGAGGAAGAGGCATCATAGGGTGAAACTTGGATTCTTCCTTCATATCCCGTTTCCTTCTTCGGAAATTTTTCGGACTTTACCAGTTAGGGAGGAGATTTTGAGGGCCCTTTTGAATTGTGATCTTATTGGATTCCATACTTTTGATTATGCGAGACATTTCTTGTCATGTTGTAGCAGGATGCTTGGACTGGATTATCAATCCAAGAGGGGGTATATTGGATTGGATTATTATGGGAGAACTGTTAGCATTAAGATCCTTCCTGTTGGGATTCATATGGGGCAGATTAAATCTATCATGTCATTGCAAGAAACTGCGAAAAGGGTTAAGGAATTGAAGATAAAATATGGTGGGAAAATTGTGTTGTTAGGTGTGGATGATATGGACATGTTCAAAGGGATTAGTTTGAAGTTTATGGCGTTGGGATTGCTTTTGGATGAGAATCCTATATATCGGGGAAGTGTCATTTTGATTCAGATCATGAACCCACCGAGGAGTCAGGGAAAGgatattcaagaacttcaaagtgaGATCGATAAAGTTGCTGGTGAGATCAATAAAAAATACGGTAAACCGGGCTATCAGCCAATTGTTTGTTTGAATGGACCTATTTCTTTTCAAGAAAAAGTGGCATATTTTGCGATTTCTGAATGTGTTGTGGTTAATGCGGTTAGGGATGGAATGAATTTGGTACCATATAAGTACACAGTATCTAGGCAAGGTGGCCCTGAGTTAGATAAGGTTCTTGGGCTTGAGGATTCTGACGCACCAAGAAAAAGTGTCATTATTGTGTCCGAATTCATTGGATGTTCTCCATCCCTTAGCGGTGCGATTCGGGTTAATCCTTGGGACATCAACAGTGTGGCTGATGCTATGGTTTTGGGAATCACGATGACCGATTCTGAGAAAGAACTGCGCCATGAGAAACATTACAAGTATGTTGAATCTCACGATGTTGCATATTGGGCTAGAAGTTTCAATCAGGATCTTGAACGAGCTTGTTCCGATCATTACACAAAGAGGTGTTGGGGCATTGGATTCGGCTTGAATTCACGAGTTGTTGCTTTAGGTCCGAATTTTAGGAAGCTTTCAGTGGAGCATATCGTTTCTGCTTATAACAATACGAATAGCCGGATTATCCTTCTTGATTATGATGGAACCATGATGCCCCCAGATCGAGTCGACAAATCTCCAACCTCTGAAGTTATTTCAGTCTTGAATAGTTTGTGTAATGATCCCAAAAATGTCGTGTTTATCGTCAGTGGCAGAGGCACGGATTCACTTGGGAAGTGGTTCTCTCAATGTGAGAGACTCGGACTATCTGCTGAGCACGGTTACTTCACCAG ATGGATGAAAAATTCTGCATGGGAATCTTGCGGGTTAGCAGTCGAATTGGACTGGAAAAGAATTGCCTTGCCGGTGATGGAACATTACACAGAAGCAACCGATGGTTCATCTGTTGAGCAGAAGGAGAGTGCTTTAGTTTGGCATTATCAAGAAGCGGACCCTGACTTTGGCTCTTGGCAGGCGAAGGAACTTCTGGATCACTTAGAGAGTGTGCTTGCCAACGACCCCGTGGTCGTAAGCAGTGGCCAACAAATAGTTGAGGTGAAACCACAG GGCGTAAGCAAAGGTGTTGTGGTCAAGAATCTAATGGAAACCATGGCAAATAAAAGAAAGCCAGCCGATTTCGTATTGTGCATAGGTGATGACAGATCAGACGAGGACATGTTCGAGGCCATTGCAAGTTCGGTCACGGACCATTCTTTGCTGGATTCTGCAGAAGTTTTCGCTTGCACAGTTGGTCAAAAACCGAGCATGGCAAAATACTATCTTGATGATACGTTTGAAGTTATAAAACTGCTTCAAGGCCTATCTGCAAATCACTTACCAAAGTATCAAGAAAATGGGGTCTCATTCGAAGGGTCACCTTGA